Proteins co-encoded in one Papaver somniferum cultivar HN1 chromosome 5, ASM357369v1, whole genome shotgun sequence genomic window:
- the LOC113282384 gene encoding alpha/beta hydrolase domain-containing protein 17B-like, which yields MGGVTSSMAAKLAFFPPNPASYKLVTDEITGIITLNTYPHRENVEILKLPTRKGNEIVAMYIRHPMATSTLLYSHGNAADLGQMYELFIELSIHLKVNLMGYDYAGYGQSSGKPSEHNTYADVEAVYKCLEESYGAKQENIILYGQSVGSGPTLDLAARLPRLRAAVLHSPILSGLRVMYPVKRTYWFDIYKNIDKIPLVSCPVLIIHGTADEVVDCSHGKQLWELCKEKYEPLWLKGGNHCNLELYPEYIAHLKKFVQSVEKPASRRSTCRRSVDRLEHTRRSTDCFEASRKSTDRRESNIRESTDKPEKLKGLDFKPNIYQLEKLRMPFDQMERSRRSVDCLEKSRKSIDHQVERARKSVDRLDRVWAG from the exons ATGGGAGGAGTaacatcatcaatggcagcaaAGTTAGCATTCTTTCCACCAAACCCAGCATCATATAAGCTAGTAACAGATGAAATAACTGGTATCATAACACTAAACACATATCCACATAGAGAAAATGTTGAGATACTTAAATTACCAACACGTAAAGGAAATGAAATTGTTGCTATGTATATTAGACATCCCATGGCTACTTCTACTCTTCTATATTCTCATGGAAATGCTGCGGATCTTGGTCAGATGTATGAGCTTTTCATTGAATTGAGTATCCACTTAAAGGTTAATCTCATGGG GTACGATTATGCAGGATATGGACAGTCATCTGGGAAG CCAAGTGAGCATAACACGTACGCAGATGTAGAAGCTGTATATAAGTGCTTAGAAGAAAGCTATGGCGCAAAACAGGAAAATATCATTCTTTACGGTCAATCGGTTGGAAGTGGTCCCACGCTGGATCTAGCAGCTCGTTTGCCTCGATTAAGAGCCGCTGTTCTCCACAGTCCTATACTATCAGGCTTAAGAGTCATGTATCCTGTAAAGCGGACATACTGGTTTGACATCTACAAG AACATTGACAAAATCCCATTAGTTAGCTGTCCTGTGCTGATCATTCAT GGAACAGCTGATGAAGTTGTTGACTGTTCACATGGGAAGCAACTTTGGGAGTTGTGTAAAGAGAAGTATGAACCTCTATGGCTTAAAGGAGGAAATCACTGTAATTTGGAGCTCTATCCTGAGTACATTGCGCACCTCAAGAAGTTTGTTCAGAGTGTCGAGAAACCAGCTTCCCGTAGAAGCACTTGTAGACGGAGTGTTGACCGATTAGAACATACTAGGCGGAGCACTGACTGTTTTGAGGCATCAAGGAAGAGCACTGATCGAAGAGAGAGTAACATAAGAGAGAGCACTGACAAGCCTGAGAAACTGAAAGGTCTCGACTTCAAGCCTAATATATACCAATTAGAAAAGCTGAGAATGCCTTTTGATCAAATGGAGAGGTCTAGAAGAAGTGTAGATTGTCTTGAAAAATCTCGAAAAAGTATAGACCACCAGGTTGAGAGAGCGCGGAAGAGCGTCGACCGATTGGATAGAGTATGGGCCGGGTAA